From one Notolabrus celidotus isolate fNotCel1 chromosome 2, fNotCel1.pri, whole genome shotgun sequence genomic stretch:
- the c2h1orf210 gene encoding type III endosome membrane protein TEMP, with protein sequence MESLSNVTLSTATPATTQNDTLTNQKGIYTSHKWEFLVAVLATAITVSLIMALIAKCQVIRRYLASYRHTRLMDTDTVSQYDQSGQEVEFALQSGHGVNRDCRPLETEEDDDGFIEDNYIPASERARAERAAEIMEDTDDTEEELDEIEFSIA encoded by the exons ATGGAATCACTATCAAATGTCACACTATCCACAGCTACACCAGCAACAACACAGAATG ACACTTTGACAAACCAGAAAGGCATATATACATCTCACAAGTGGGAGTTCCTGGTGGCCGTCCTGGCCACTGCAATCACTGTCTCCCTCATCATGGCCCTCATAGCTAAATGCCAGGTGATCCGGCGTTACCTGGCCAGCTACAGGCACACACGGCTGATGGATACAGACACTGTGAGCCAGTATGACCAATCAG GTCAGGAGGTGGAGTTTGCCCTGCAGAGTGGACATGGAGTTAACCGTGACTGTAGGCCTCTTGAGACAGAGGAAGACGATGACGGCTTCATCGAGGACAACTACATCCCGGCCAGTGAGAGGGCGAGGgctgagagagcagcagagatcatGGAGGACACGGACGACACTGAGGAAGAGTTGGATGAAATTGAATTTTCCATTGCTTAA